From the Ilumatobacteraceae bacterium genome, the window CGGGTGATCCGCAGGTCGAACAGCGTGTCGACGAGGAGCGAGGCGCCGTCGCCGACCACGAGGCCGGCATTGCTCCAGCCCCAACCGCCGTCACCTTGCAGGTACGCCAGGCAGCCGTCGCCGACCTCGGTCACCGTTGCCGTCGGTTCGCTCATACCGATGGGCTAGCTGTGATGACCGGGAACGTTGTCCCTGGCGGGATGGGATTGTTGGTCCGCTGAATAGGTGAGCCCTCCGAGCGAGGCTGTGTGTCTTCGACAACGCACACCACTCGCAAGGAGAGCTCGATGGGACACGCTAGAACCCAACACCCGAACGCGTCACTGACACCGCTCGGTCGCCGCAAGATGATTGCCTGTGTGATCGATCGGGGCTGGACGATCGAAGCCACTGCGGAACGGTTCCAGGTCGACGCGAAGACAGTTCGGAAGTGGCGGGACCGGTTCGTCGCCGAAGGGTCGTCGGGTTTGTTGGATCGTTCGTCGCGGCCGCACCGTTCTCCGAGCGCAACACCTGATGATTGTCGGCGGCGGATCATCGAGCTGCGTCAACAGCATCGGTGGGGTGCTGCCCACATCGGGTTCGAGGTTGGTCGGGCCAGTTCCACGGTGCAGAAGATCCTCATCGCCGAGGGTCTTGGCCGGCTCGACTCCGGTGATCGTGCCACCAAGGACTCGGTCGTGCGCTATCAGCGCGATCGGCCCGGTGAGCTGGTCCACGTCGACGTCAAGAAACTCGCTGGCATCCCCGACGGTGGCGGTTGGCGAATCCACGGCAAAGGCAACGCCCCCACGGCGAAACGGTCAACTACCGGTTACAGGTTCCTGCACTCGGCGCTCGATGACCGCACCCGCCTCGTCTACTCCGAGATCCACGCCAACGAACAAGCCGTCACCGCCGTCGCCTTCTGGCACCGAGCGAACACCTGGTTCAACGCTCACGGCATCACCGTCGAACGAGTGCTGACCGACAACGGGTCCTGCTACAAGAGTCACCTGTGGCGAGACACGCTGCTCGCTGCCGGGATCACCCCGAAACGGACACGACCGTTCCGACCCC encodes:
- a CDS encoding IS481 family transposase → MGHARTQHPNASLTPLGRRKMIACVIDRGWTIEATAERFQVDAKTVRKWRDRFVAEGSSGLLDRSSRPHRSPSATPDDCRRRIIELRQQHRWGAAHIGFEVGRASSTVQKILIAEGLGRLDSGDRATKDSVVRYQRDRPGELVHVDVKKLAGIPDGGGWRIHGKGNAPTAKRSTTGYRFLHSALDDRTRLVYSEIHANEQAVTAVAFWHRANTWFNAHGITVERVLTDNGSCYKSHLWRDTLLAAGITPKRTRPFRPQTNGKIERFHRILLEEWAYIRDWHSDDERSVEYDHFVHFYNHHRAHGALGWSTPIDTLKDNVPVMHS